A genomic stretch from Desulfolutivibrio sulfodismutans DSM 3696 includes:
- a CDS encoding IS481 family transposase produces the protein MKAEEKLARQRLSVLELAKELGNIAEACRQRGMHRSQFYEYKRRFQTHGIEGLKDLPPIPKSHPMTTPDEVVQRILAFSLDHPAWGCVRLSNTLKLDGISVSSPTIQNILIKNGMASKYDRWLKLEEKRAGEPIELTGEQVAFIERQNPAFRERHVESSRPGELLCQDTYYVGRLKGVGRVYMHTVVDTYSSYGFGFLHTAKVPEAAVAVLHNDVLPFYQEKNLSISSLLTDNGREYCGTESHPYELYLELSDIEHRRTKIRSPRTNGFVERFHRTALDEFYREAFRSTLYESVESLQADLDDWLDDYNNNRPHQGYRNMGRRPIDTINQYLENVQ, from the coding sequence ATGAAGGCCGAAGAAAAACTCGCACGGCAGAGGCTTTCCGTTTTGGAGTTGGCCAAGGAGCTTGGCAACATCGCTGAGGCCTGCCGCCAGCGAGGCATGCACCGCAGCCAGTTCTACGAGTACAAGCGGCGATTTCAGACGCACGGGATTGAAGGCCTCAAGGATCTGCCGCCTATCCCCAAGAGCCATCCCATGACGACGCCGGATGAGGTGGTTCAACGTATCTTGGCCTTCAGCCTCGATCATCCCGCCTGGGGATGCGTCCGTCTCTCCAACACCTTGAAACTGGACGGAATTTCCGTCAGTTCGCCCACCATCCAGAACATCCTCATCAAAAACGGCATGGCCAGCAAATATGACCGCTGGCTCAAGCTTGAGGAGAAACGTGCCGGTGAGCCCATTGAACTCACTGGAGAGCAGGTCGCGTTCATCGAAAGGCAAAATCCCGCATTTCGGGAACGGCATGTGGAAAGTTCAAGGCCTGGCGAGCTTTTGTGCCAGGATACCTATTATGTCGGTCGTCTCAAGGGCGTTGGCCGCGTCTACATGCACACGGTTGTCGATACGTATTCGAGCTATGGGTTTGGATTTCTTCACACTGCCAAGGTTCCCGAAGCGGCAGTTGCGGTTCTGCACAACGATGTTCTTCCGTTTTATCAAGAAAAAAATCTATCTATCTCTTCTCTTCTCACAGACAATGGCCGCGAATACTGCGGAACAGAATCACATCCCTACGAGCTTTATCTCGAGTTGAGTGATATCGAGCACCGTCGGACAAAGATCAGAAGCCCCCGAACAAATGGCTTTGTTGAACGATTTCACAGGACAGCCCTGGACGAGTTTTACCGCGAGGCGTTTCGCTCAACCCTGTATGAGTCTGTCGAATCGCTGCAGGCGGACTTGGACGACTGGCTCGACGACTATAACAACAATCGTCCTCACCAAGGGTATCGGAACATGGGGCGCAGGCCCATCGACACCATCAACCAGTACCTTGAAAATGTCCAATAA